The genomic segment TGCATGCCCAAGTTGATTTGTGGTGCCCAAATGCCTATCTTTGGAGCGGCACTGATGTAGGCGGTCATGCTCTTGAGACTCTTCACGTTCTTACGACTTATCATGGTAATAGCTTCGTCCTCAGGAATTTGCTCTGCCCAATAGATGATGGCATTGCGAGAGTCCTTGTAGTTGACCATAAACTGGATGAACTTCCATACACCCGATAATTCCACTCTGTGATTGGTTTCGTTGTCAAGATAAGGATTACCAGTCTGGCGAGTAAATCGATTCATATAAGATACATTGTTGCTCAGTTGACTATATGAAGGACGAGAGGTCTTTACCGAATAGCTCAACTGTGCCATTACCTTACCTATCTTCGCACCATAGCTGATGGTAGGAAAGAGGTTGCGGAAGGAGCGACTCTGCTCGGGCTGATAGATGCCTGCATCATAATACTTGAATCTTACATACTCGTATCGCAATCCTGCCGTGATGTTTCCTATCGGGGTGAGGTGCGCATATTGGATGAATGGACTTGCCGTCTGCTCCTCCAACTTGCTATAAGAGTTGGCGAGGAGGTCGGTGCGATTCACTTCGTAGTCATCGTTACGATGAGTATTGATATACTCAGCTCCATAGGAGAGATTACCGCCTAAGAGAGGAGAGGTAATTACGAGTTTGGTGGCTACCATCTTATTGCTCACACGATTCTTGGAGTTGACGTTACGAGAATCGTGCTCCTGGCTCTGTTCATCGCTATAGGCATAAGCCCTGTTTGTACTGAAATAGAGGTCGGTATTCAGGTCAATAGTGGTCTTGCCCAATGTGCCGTTGTAGTAGGCATTCAATTGATGGCTAGGGCTGTCCTTGTCGACCGACAGACCATCGGTTTTGATATAGTCGTAAAACTTACCGTCGGCAGTTACCTGACTATCGAAAAAATCTTTTGAGCGAGAATAGCCTGGCGAGGTCAAGGTGTATCTCGCACCAATGGAATGATTGGCATTGAAATCATAGCTAAAACCACTGATAAGACGGTGCGATTCTATGCGACCAGTTACTTCGTTGTTGTTATGCTGTTGCCAAAGCGTATCTACATGTACAGTCTGATTGTAGGAGGCCTTTTGCATCCATGTTGCATCAGAGAACTTATAAGTGGCAAAGAGATTCAGTCCATTATGGCGATAGTTCATGTTAACCTGTTGGATGGTATTGTCGTGCTTATTGTACCAATACACAGAGCGAGTATCAAAGCCGAAACCTTCGCCTTTCTTCTTGATGGTCTTGATTTTGATTACCGCATTTACCGAAGCATCGTAGGTGGCTCCAGGATTCTGGATGACTTCCACACTCTTGATGTCGGAAGATTTGACGTTATCCAACTCACTGATGTCTTGCATCTTCCTGCCGTTGATATATATAATAGGTGTACCCTTGCCGACCACCTCATATCCATCTTTCTTCTTCACGATGCTCGGCACATGCTTCAATACATCTTCAGCCGTACCCATCTTGCTAAGCACGGTTCCTGCCACGTTGGTAAGCAGTCCTTCGTGGGTCTTCTTATATTGAGGAAGATGAGCTTTCACTACCACTTCGCCAAGTTCTTTGGAGAACTTATCAAATAGGGTCGTGTCGGAAATCTGTTCGCCGTTGATGTTCTGTGCCATCATCTGTGTTATGGTAATGCCACAGAAGGATGCTACTAACGCAAGTCTTTTCATTGTCTTATTATTCTTTATGTTGTTACTATTCTTATTTGTTGCTAAATAGCAAGGCAACGACTATGCCAAAAACATAAACAATTGATTATCATAATATATAGAAACAAAGTCCATAAAACGACCTGTCTAAATACTTGACACGGCTGTCTAGTTATTAGACACTCTGTGGTTTAACGATTTTAGTTGCCCACCTTAAACAGATAGTCATATCTGGAGTTTGACTTCATATTTTTCACAAAACAAGTCCACTGGTTCACAAAAAACACGCTACCTCCAGCCATACTTTTTAAATATTTTGCTTATCTTTGCACCAAACTTATCAGTATGGAAGAATATCTCATCATATCAAATGCCAACTTCTTGCTCAGAGTGACTTCCGAACAGATAGCATACGTCTGTTCGGAAGGAAGCTATTGCAATCTTCGACTCACCAACGGCGATGAATACACCTTCTCGTTCAACCTTGTGGTCTTTGAGAAGAAAATAGTAGAGCAACTTGCCCAAACGGCACACTTCTTCGCTCGTGTTGGCAGAAACTACATTATTAATAGTCAGCACATTTTCAGCATCAACCTCAACACTTCAGAACTAGTTTTGTACAACGAACGGTTTTGCGAGAAATTCACTCTGCACGTCAGCAAGGAACCACTCAAACAATTAAAAGCACTTTTAGACAACTCCATAACATCGTAAAAGGTATGAAAGAAAAAAAAAATCAGGAAGAAACTTATTTCCTGGGCAAAGCACAGGAAACAAGATACACAAAATCTCATATATATAAAAAGGTATTTGGGATAGCTGCTTGCGTGATAGCAATAATAGGTATAACCATCGTCCTTATGTTCAAACCGCAAAGCGTATCACAACCTCATGTGTTAAAGACGATAGCTGTTTTACCGGAAGGTGGTCAGATGCCAATCTTCAACGGCAATGGCGACATCAACGATTTCCTAAGATGGGTGATGACAAACATCCAATATCCTAAAGGATTGGAAGACAAGCCTGCCCGAGTCGTCATCAACTTCACAGTTCAAAAGGATGGAACATTGGGATTGTTTAAAGTTCTCGAAGCTCCAAAAGAAAAAGCCTACGAGCAGACTGTGATTGAACTTCTCAAGAGAAGTCCCCATTGGAAGCCTGCCAGGCTCTCTGATGGCGAGGAAGTCAACATGGAGTTTACCTTGCCTGTCGTTTTCACTCCCGAAGTAAGAAAGAAATAATCAGCAAAAACGATGAAACAGTTTAGATTGATCCTTATATTATGGCTATGTATGGCAATGAATGCCAAGGCCAACGAGACCGCAGCTAATTTACTTCAACAAGGAGATAGCTGTTTGAGTAGATATGATGTGTTTCATGCAACCCAATACTACCAAAAGTATCTGGAAGCAAATCC from the Segatella copri genome contains:
- a CDS encoding outer membrane beta-barrel family protein, encoding MKRLALVASFCGITITQMMAQNINGEQISDTTLFDKFSKELGEVVVKAHLPQYKKTHEGLLTNVAGTVLSKMGTAEDVLKHVPSIVKKKDGYEVVGKGTPIIYINGRKMQDISELDNVKSSDIKSVEVIQNPGATYDASVNAVIKIKTIKKKGEGFGFDTRSVYWYNKHDNTIQQVNMNYRHNGLNLFATYKFSDATWMQKASYNQTVHVDTLWQQHNNNEVTGRIESHRLISGFSYDFNANHSIGARYTLTSPGYSRSKDFFDSQVTADGKFYDYIKTDGLSVDKDSPSHQLNAYYNGTLGKTTIDLNTDLYFSTNRAYAYSDEQSQEHDSRNVNSKNRVSNKMVATKLVITSPLLGGNLSYGAEYINTHRNDDYEVNRTDLLANSYSKLEEQTASPFIQYAHLTPIGNITAGLRYEYVRFKYYDAGIYQPEQSRSFRNLFPTISYGAKIGKVMAQLSYSVKTSRPSYSQLSNNVSYMNRFTRQTGNPYLDNETNHRVELSGVWKFIQFMVNYKDSRNAIIYWAEQIPEDEAITMISRKNVKSLKSMTAYISAAPKIGIWAPQINLGMQKPWFTLHTDVASYRLNRPIFMGNFNNAFSLSCGITLNVDYRYQSKGNTMNVYLAKEQHVLDVSISKSFLKDALTLEIKGNDLLYKCWDADLLYNQKMELLQVSKRGTRDLRLTLRYKFNTTRSKYKGTGAGNAELNRL
- a CDS encoding LytTR family DNA-binding domain-containing protein, which gives rise to MEEYLIISNANFLLRVTSEQIAYVCSEGSYCNLRLTNGDEYTFSFNLVVFEKKIVEQLAQTAHFFARVGRNYIINSQHIFSINLNTSELVLYNERFCEKFTLHVSKEPLKQLKALLDNSITS
- a CDS encoding energy transducer TonB; translated protein: MKEKKNQEETYFLGKAQETRYTKSHIYKKVFGIAACVIAIIGITIVLMFKPQSVSQPHVLKTIAVLPEGGQMPIFNGNGDINDFLRWVMTNIQYPKGLEDKPARVVINFTVQKDGTLGLFKVLEAPKEKAYEQTVIELLKRSPHWKPARLSDGEEVNMEFTLPVVFTPEVRKK